From the Micromonospora sediminicola genome, one window contains:
- a CDS encoding carboxymuconolactone decarboxylase family protein gives METRINLFENATAAKFMKRFANAGLVLQQSPLPHAVQELVSLRASQINGCGWCIDMHVKEAAAAGESAVRLHLVAAWRESTVFTEAERAALAFAEEGTRLADAHQGVSDETWARVREHYDDDQIAVLVCLVGLINAANRFAVIVHQRGGAYEAGMFAAALA, from the coding sequence ATGGAGACCCGAATCAACCTGTTCGAGAACGCGACCGCGGCAAAGTTCATGAAGCGGTTCGCCAACGCGGGCCTGGTGCTCCAGCAGTCGCCGCTGCCGCACGCCGTCCAGGAACTGGTGTCGCTGCGGGCCAGCCAGATCAACGGCTGTGGCTGGTGCATCGACATGCACGTCAAGGAGGCGGCGGCCGCCGGGGAGAGCGCGGTCCGGCTGCACCTGGTCGCCGCCTGGCGCGAGTCGACCGTCTTCACCGAGGCGGAGCGCGCGGCGCTGGCGTTCGCCGAGGAGGGCACCCGGCTCGCCGACGCCCACCAGGGGGTGTCCGACGAGACCTGGGCCCGGGTGCGCGAGCACTACGACGACGACCAGATCGCGGTGCTGGTCTGCCTGGTCGGCCTGATCAACGCGGCGAACCGGTTCGCGGTGATCGTGCACCAGCGCGGCGGGGCGTACGAGGCGGGGATGTTCGCCGCCGCCCTGGCCTGA